A single Clavibacter nebraskensis NCPPB 2581 DNA region contains:
- the hemC gene encoding hydroxymethylbilane synthase: MTDGPTTSAPTTTLRIGTRGSALALAQTRAIAAEITGASGLEVELVPVTTHGDTSRESLASLGGTGVFASALRESLLRGECDLVVHSLKDLPTAPYAGLTVASVPVREDPRDVLCARDGLTLATLPRGARVGTGSPRRRAQILAERPDLDVVDIRGNIDTRLSRVTAGDLDAVVLAAAGLERIDRISAATEHLELDRWPTAPGQGALALEIRTEDAETHSVVGRAVEAVDDPFTHAAVLAERGVLAALEAGCAAPIGAWATVTSGRLALTAVVYRPDGTQRMAASHELDTAGLDLAQLGASASALSGPVSRELLDAGAADLAPLGGTR; the protein is encoded by the coding sequence GTGACGGACGGTCCCACGACGTCGGCTCCGACGACGACCCTCCGCATCGGGACCCGGGGGAGCGCGCTCGCCCTGGCCCAGACGCGGGCGATCGCCGCGGAGATCACCGGCGCGTCGGGACTCGAGGTCGAGCTCGTGCCCGTGACCACGCACGGCGACACGTCGCGCGAGTCCCTGGCGAGCCTCGGCGGCACGGGCGTGTTCGCCAGCGCGCTCCGCGAGTCGCTCCTCCGCGGCGAGTGCGACCTCGTGGTCCACTCGCTCAAGGACCTGCCGACCGCGCCGTACGCGGGCCTCACGGTCGCGTCGGTGCCGGTGCGCGAGGATCCGCGCGACGTGCTCTGCGCGCGCGACGGCCTCACCCTGGCGACCCTGCCGCGCGGCGCCCGCGTCGGCACCGGATCCCCGCGCCGCCGCGCGCAGATCCTCGCCGAGCGCCCGGACCTCGATGTGGTCGACATCCGCGGCAACATCGACACCCGACTCTCCCGCGTGACCGCGGGCGACCTCGACGCCGTGGTGCTCGCGGCCGCAGGGCTCGAGCGCATCGACCGGATCTCCGCCGCGACCGAGCACCTCGAGCTCGACCGCTGGCCCACCGCGCCCGGGCAGGGCGCGCTCGCGCTCGAGATCCGCACGGAGGACGCCGAGACGCACTCGGTCGTCGGCCGCGCCGTCGAGGCCGTCGACGACCCGTTCACGCACGCCGCCGTCCTCGCGGAGCGCGGCGTGCTCGCCGCCCTCGAGGCCGGCTGCGCCGCGCCCATCGGCGCGTGGGCCACCGTCACGAGCGGCCGCCTCGCCCTCACCGCCGTGGTCTACCGGCCCGACGGCACGCAGCGCATGGCCGCGAGCCACGAGCTCGACACGGCGGGGCTCGACCTCGCGCAGCTGGGCGCTTCCGCCTCCGCGCTCTCGGGGCCCGTGTCCCGCGAGCTCCTCGACGCCGGAGCGGCCGATCTCGCGCCGCTGGGAGGGACCCGATGA
- a CDS encoding ferrochelatase yields the protein MAAANLGRKPAPATDAPREPGALVSAASEAAKMGPAHVEEPVAYDAILLASFGGPEGQEDVIPFLRNVTSGRGIPEERLEEVAHHYRAFGGVSPINEQNRELKAALEARLAERGIDLPVLWGNRNWSPYLNDALREAEEKGYRQLIAVATSAYSSYSSCRQYREDFADALEDTQLQGVIRIDKVRQFFDHPGFVTPFIEGTRDGIRDVIAHFEAEGKPVDLATDVEILFSTHSIPSSDAAKSGPAERGFDQDGAYAAQHLAVAEVVMHEVKKELGIDQDVPWQLVYQSRSGPPSMPWLEPDVNDAIGELPAQGRRAVVIVPLGFVSDHMEVKWDLDNEATESAAENGLYSVRVPTPGVHAAYVDGLIDLVLERRDGVKAADRPHMTDLGPWYDVCRTGCCENVRLGFKPAVSGLAP from the coding sequence ATGGCCGCAGCGAACCTGGGTCGCAAGCCCGCTCCCGCCACCGACGCCCCGCGCGAGCCGGGCGCCCTCGTGTCCGCCGCGAGCGAGGCGGCGAAGATGGGCCCCGCCCACGTCGAGGAGCCCGTCGCGTACGACGCGATCCTTCTCGCCTCCTTCGGCGGACCCGAGGGCCAGGAGGACGTCATCCCGTTCCTCCGCAACGTCACGAGCGGCCGCGGGATCCCGGAGGAGCGCCTCGAGGAGGTCGCCCACCACTACCGCGCGTTCGGCGGCGTCAGCCCCATCAACGAGCAGAACCGCGAGCTGAAGGCCGCCCTCGAGGCGCGCCTCGCCGAGCGCGGCATCGACCTGCCCGTGCTGTGGGGCAACCGCAACTGGAGCCCGTACCTCAACGACGCGCTGCGCGAGGCCGAGGAGAAGGGCTACCGCCAGCTCATCGCCGTCGCCACGAGCGCGTACAGCTCCTACTCCTCGTGCCGCCAGTACCGCGAGGACTTCGCGGACGCGCTCGAGGACACGCAGCTGCAGGGCGTCATCCGCATCGACAAGGTGCGCCAGTTCTTCGACCACCCGGGCTTCGTCACGCCATTCATCGAGGGCACGCGCGACGGGATCCGCGACGTCATCGCGCACTTCGAGGCCGAGGGGAAGCCCGTCGACCTCGCGACCGACGTCGAGATCCTCTTCTCCACGCACTCCATCCCGTCGTCGGACGCCGCGAAGTCCGGCCCCGCCGAGCGCGGCTTCGACCAGGACGGCGCCTACGCGGCGCAGCACCTCGCCGTCGCGGAGGTCGTCATGCACGAGGTGAAGAAGGAGCTCGGCATCGACCAGGACGTGCCGTGGCAGCTCGTCTACCAGTCCCGCTCCGGCCCGCCCTCGATGCCGTGGCTCGAGCCCGACGTGAACGACGCCATCGGCGAGCTGCCCGCGCAGGGCCGCCGCGCCGTCGTGATCGTGCCCCTCGGCTTCGTGAGCGACCACATGGAGGTCAAGTGGGACCTCGACAACGAGGCCACCGAGTCCGCTGCCGAGAACGGCCTGTACTCGGTGCGCGTGCCCACGCCGGGCGTGCACGCCGCGTACGTCGACGGCCTCATCGACCTCGTGCTGGAGCGCCGCGACGGCGTAAAGGCCGCCGACCGTCCCCACATGACCGACCTCGGACCCTGGTACGACGTGTGCCGCACCGGCTGCTGCGAGAACGTGCGGCTGGGCTTCAAGCCCGCCGTCTCCGGGCTCGCACCGTGA
- the hemQ gene encoding hydrogen peroxide-dependent heme synthase encodes MSIPAAESAASQVPPIESPGEARPDDGSTPAASPSGYALWAVLRRDPARPDDLDGREVPGAVDELDGIVHIVEAEGVTVRGFYDVSGMRADADLMVWIHGPQMETLQWAFREIRRARLIRALIPSWSAAGVHRDAEFNRSHVPGFLRGVEPRDWLCVYPFVRSYEWYLLPPEERGRMLAQHGRQGAAFRSVIANTVSSFGLGDYEWILPLESNELVDLVDMMRDLRNTDARRHVREEVPFYTGRRITTAELVEVLQ; translated from the coding sequence ATGAGCATCCCGGCTGCCGAGTCGGCGGCATCTCAGGTCCCCCCGATCGAGTCCCCCGGAGAGGCCCGTCCTGACGACGGGTCGACCCCCGCGGCATCCCCCAGCGGCTACGCCCTCTGGGCCGTCCTCCGCCGCGATCCCGCCCGCCCCGACGACCTCGACGGTCGCGAGGTCCCCGGGGCCGTCGACGAGCTCGACGGCATCGTCCACATCGTCGAGGCCGAGGGCGTCACCGTCCGCGGCTTCTACGACGTCTCGGGCATGCGCGCCGACGCCGACCTCATGGTCTGGATCCACGGCCCCCAGATGGAGACCCTGCAGTGGGCCTTCCGCGAGATCCGCCGCGCGCGCCTCATCCGCGCGCTCATCCCGTCGTGGAGCGCCGCGGGCGTCCACCGCGACGCCGAGTTCAACCGCAGCCACGTGCCCGGCTTCCTCCGGGGCGTCGAGCCGCGCGACTGGCTCTGCGTCTACCCCTTCGTCCGCTCCTACGAGTGGTACCTGCTGCCGCCCGAGGAACGCGGGCGCATGCTCGCCCAGCACGGCCGCCAGGGCGCGGCCTTCCGCAGCGTCATCGCCAACACGGTCTCGTCGTTCGGCCTCGGCGACTACGAGTGGATCCTCCCGCTCGAGTCGAACGAGCTCGTCGACCTGGTCGACATGATGCGCGACCTGCGCAACACGGACGCGCGCCGTCATGTGCGCGAGGAGGTCCCGTTCTACACGGGCCGCCGCATCACCACCGCCGAGCTCGTGGAGGTCCTCCAGTAA
- a CDS encoding DUF3618 domain-containing protein — protein sequence MTTDRPRPTGPRSRTELKLDIQHTREEISATLDALEAKLNVRRRAQDGIADLRRRIRRTADEDPLLVVAVGVGAVVAVGGVVWAVARAARR from the coding sequence ATGACCACTGACCGCCCCCGCCCCACGGGACCCCGGTCCCGCACCGAGCTGAAGCTCGACATCCAGCACACGCGCGAGGAGATCTCCGCGACGCTCGACGCGCTCGAGGCCAAGCTGAACGTCCGTCGCCGGGCGCAGGACGGCATCGCCGACCTGCGTCGCCGCATCCGCCGCACGGCCGACGAGGACCCGCTGCTCGTCGTGGCCGTCGGGGTAGGCGCGGTCGTGGCGGTCGGCGGCGTGGTCTGGGCCGTGGCCCGCGCCGCGCGCCGCTGA
- a CDS encoding TIGR03086 family metal-binding protein — protein MDTDLDWHDLIRRAHDRFADRLGAVTDWTAPTPDVEWDVRELVAHVIEEQQWVPLLLAGHTAETGQPHIRALDDDLVAEWGRYSREALAAWEGVDPERPVLLSTDRVPAREYLREQLSDVVIHGWDLARAVGADERIDDELVRATWTVFAPQKDTLEASGLFASPVPVAEDAPLQVRLLALTGRDAR, from the coding sequence ATGGACACCGACCTCGACTGGCACGACCTCATCCGCCGGGCGCACGACCGCTTCGCCGACCGCCTCGGCGCGGTCACCGACTGGACGGCGCCCACGCCCGACGTCGAGTGGGACGTCCGCGAGCTCGTGGCGCACGTCATCGAGGAGCAGCAGTGGGTGCCGCTCCTCCTCGCCGGCCACACCGCGGAGACCGGGCAGCCGCACATCCGCGCGCTCGACGACGACCTCGTGGCCGAGTGGGGCCGCTACTCCCGCGAGGCGCTCGCGGCGTGGGAAGGCGTGGATCCGGAGCGTCCCGTCCTGCTGTCGACCGACCGCGTGCCGGCCCGGGAGTACCTGCGCGAGCAGCTGTCCGACGTCGTGATCCACGGCTGGGACCTCGCGCGCGCGGTCGGCGCCGACGAGCGCATCGACGACGAGCTCGTGCGCGCCACGTGGACGGTGTTCGCCCCGCAGAAGGACACGCTCGAGGCCAGCGGCCTGTTCGCGTCGCCCGTGCCGGTCGCCGAGGACGCGCCCCTGCAGGTGCGGCTGCTCGCGCTCACGGGTCGCGACGCCCGGTAG
- a CDS encoding phage holin family protein: MTDQDLNPKSKRSLVRLVADLPTLIVQLIKDEIESFKNELVSKLKHAGIGAGFLVVALFFAFIAFLVLVAAAILGLSEAFSPWLSALIVAGVFLLITVVLALLGIRWLKKGVPPMPEETVDSLKEDVDAVKGTGKYDH, from the coding sequence ATGACGGATCAGGATCTCAATCCGAAGAGCAAGCGCTCGCTCGTCCGGCTCGTCGCCGACCTGCCGACGCTCATCGTCCAGCTGATCAAGGACGAGATCGAGTCGTTCAAGAACGAGCTCGTCTCGAAGCTCAAGCACGCGGGGATCGGTGCCGGCTTCCTCGTCGTGGCGCTGTTCTTCGCGTTCATCGCGTTCCTGGTGCTCGTCGCCGCCGCGATCCTCGGCCTGTCCGAGGCGTTCTCGCCGTGGCTGTCCGCGCTCATCGTCGCGGGCGTCTTCCTCCTCATCACGGTGGTGCTGGCGCTGCTCGGCATCCGCTGGCTCAAGAAGGGCGTCCCGCCGATGCCCGAGGAGACGGTGGACAGCCTCAAGGAGGACGTCGACGCGGTGAAGGGGACCGGCAAGTATGACCACTGA
- the hemB gene encoding porphobilinogen synthase, whose product MTSPYYRPRRLRTSPAMRRLTAETRLHAADLVLPMFVREGLTEASPITSMPGVSQHSLDSLRRALVEAAEAGIGGVMLFGIPTVRDAEGSGASDPDGILNVATRVAVEEVGDALVVQTDLCLDEFTDHGHCGVLDEHGVVDNDRSLERYRAMGLAQAEAGSHLLGLSGMMDGQVGAVREALDDAGHHDVAILAYAAKYASAFYGPFREAVDSQLQGDRRTYQMDNGNRREALREVELDIEEGADVVMVKPAMSYLDILADVAATSSVPVWAYQISGEYAMIEAAAQNGWIDRERAIDESVLGIKRAGADAILTYWAVELAERLARR is encoded by the coding sequence ATGACCTCCCCCTACTACCGTCCGCGCCGCCTCCGCACCTCGCCGGCGATGCGCCGGCTCACCGCCGAGACGCGCCTGCATGCGGCGGACCTGGTGCTGCCGATGTTCGTGCGCGAGGGCCTGACGGAGGCGTCGCCCATCACGTCGATGCCCGGCGTCTCCCAGCACTCGCTCGACAGCCTGCGGCGCGCGCTCGTCGAGGCGGCCGAGGCGGGCATCGGCGGCGTCATGCTGTTCGGCATCCCCACGGTGCGCGACGCCGAGGGCTCGGGCGCGAGCGACCCCGACGGCATCCTCAATGTCGCCACGCGCGTCGCGGTCGAGGAGGTCGGCGACGCGCTCGTCGTCCAGACCGACCTGTGCCTCGACGAGTTCACCGACCACGGACACTGCGGCGTGCTCGACGAGCACGGCGTGGTCGACAACGACCGCTCGCTGGAGCGCTACCGCGCCATGGGCCTCGCCCAGGCGGAGGCGGGATCCCACCTGCTCGGCCTCAGCGGCATGATGGACGGCCAGGTCGGCGCCGTGCGTGAGGCCCTCGACGACGCCGGGCACCACGACGTCGCGATCCTCGCCTACGCCGCCAAGTACGCCAGCGCCTTCTACGGCCCCTTCCGCGAGGCCGTCGACTCGCAGCTGCAGGGCGACCGCCGCACGTACCAGATGGACAACGGCAACCGCCGCGAGGCCCTCCGCGAGGTGGAGCTCGACATCGAGGAGGGCGCCGACGTCGTCATGGTGAAGCCCGCCATGAGCTACCTCGACATCCTCGCCGACGTCGCCGCGACCAGCAGCGTGCCGGTCTGGGCGTACCAGATATCCGGCGAGTACGCGATGATCGAGGCCGCCGCGCAGAACGGCTGGATCGACCGCGAGCGCGCCATCGACGAGAGCGTCCTCGGCATCAAGCGGGCCGGCGCCGACGCGATCCTCACCTACTGGGCCGTCGAGCTCGCCGAGCGCCTCGCCCGGCGCTGA
- the hemG gene encoding protoporphyrinogen oxidase — protein MSSDPRQAAGQVDPTDVVVIGGGVGGLIAARACALAGKRVILVEASPALGGTVGSHVVDGLRLDSGAESFATRRGTVAAFLGELGLADRIVQPNPDGAWVQLAERAIQLPRTGLLGIPAHPFDATIATAIGRASVARAKADLLLPASVGAKERTLGGLVRARMGDRVVDRLVAPIVSGVHSAHPDEVDADSVAPGLRAGLAEQGSLGKAVASMRAASPAGSAVSGIVGGVHLLVDALAADLARLGVDVRTSLAVESVHRHRSHEGAAAYDDWHVELADGRGIDAAGVVLAIPAAGLIRLFSGLAPRAVTEGWPEPSSVELVTLVVRAPELDAAPRGTGVLVAADAPGIRAKALTHATAKWPWLKEQAGDRHVLRLSYGRAGGDDDTAAVPDDELTAVAVHDASALLGVDLAGRVTGSARVRWTNALPFAASGHRERVQAVRDEAAEHPGLEITGSAVAGTGLASVVADAQAAAARLLGR, from the coding sequence GTGAGTAGCGACCCGCGGCAGGCGGCCGGCCAGGTGGATCCCACGGACGTCGTGGTGATCGGCGGCGGCGTGGGCGGCCTCATCGCCGCCCGCGCGTGCGCCCTCGCCGGGAAGCGCGTGATCCTCGTGGAGGCGTCGCCCGCGCTCGGCGGCACCGTCGGATCCCACGTGGTCGACGGCCTCCGCCTCGACAGCGGCGCCGAGAGCTTCGCCACCCGCCGCGGCACGGTCGCCGCCTTCCTCGGGGAGCTCGGCCTCGCCGACCGGATCGTGCAGCCGAATCCGGACGGCGCGTGGGTGCAGCTCGCCGAGCGCGCCATCCAGCTGCCGCGCACGGGCCTGCTCGGGATCCCCGCGCACCCGTTCGACGCCACCATCGCCACCGCCATCGGCCGGGCCAGCGTCGCCCGCGCGAAGGCCGACCTCCTCCTCCCCGCCTCCGTCGGCGCGAAGGAGCGCACGCTCGGCGGCCTCGTCCGCGCCCGCATGGGCGACCGCGTGGTCGACCGGCTGGTCGCCCCCATCGTCTCTGGCGTGCACAGCGCCCACCCCGACGAGGTCGACGCCGACTCCGTCGCGCCCGGCCTCCGCGCCGGCCTCGCCGAGCAGGGGTCGCTCGGGAAGGCGGTCGCGTCCATGCGCGCGGCGTCCCCCGCGGGATCCGCCGTCAGCGGCATCGTCGGCGGCGTGCACCTGCTCGTCGACGCCCTGGCCGCCGACCTCGCGCGCCTCGGCGTCGACGTCCGCACCTCGCTCGCCGTGGAGTCCGTGCACCGGCACCGCTCGCACGAGGGCGCGGCCGCGTACGACGACTGGCACGTCGAGCTCGCCGACGGCCGCGGCATCGACGCGGCGGGCGTGGTCCTCGCGATCCCCGCTGCCGGGCTCATCCGCCTCTTCTCCGGCCTCGCGCCCCGCGCCGTCACGGAGGGCTGGCCCGAGCCGTCCTCCGTCGAGCTGGTCACGCTCGTCGTGCGCGCGCCCGAGCTCGACGCCGCACCCCGCGGCACGGGCGTGCTCGTCGCGGCCGACGCCCCGGGGATCCGCGCCAAGGCCCTCACGCACGCCACCGCCAAGTGGCCGTGGCTGAAGGAGCAGGCGGGCGACCGGCACGTGCTCCGCCTCTCCTACGGGCGCGCGGGCGGCGATGACGACACCGCGGCCGTCCCCGACGACGAGCTCACCGCCGTCGCGGTGCACGACGCGTCGGCGCTGCTCGGCGTCGACCTGGCCGGCCGCGTCACCGGATCCGCCCGCGTGCGCTGGACCAACGCCCTCCCGTTCGCCGCCTCCGGCCACCGCGAGCGCGTGCAGGCCGTGCGCGACGAGGCCGCGGAGCACCCGGGCCTCGAGATCACCGGATCCGCCGTCGCGGGCACCGGTCTCGCCTCCGTGGTGGCCGACGCGCAGGCCGCGGCGGCACGCCTCCTGGGCCGCTGA
- a CDS encoding uroporphyrinogen-III synthase codes for MTSTDQKPLKGWRVLVPRGGPWGDGVAYDLRAQGATPVVAPMINFAATQDAQALESALADLAAGSFDWLTVTSATTVDVLSSHRAVVPEGTRIAAVGETTAAALVAAGYTVDFVPSIDSSAMALLDEWTEMAAGSPRRRVLTLRSEIAKPTLTDGLIARGHDVRSVVAYRTVGVPVSDRIREDVSSGRVRAILVTSGSVAEQVHEQLGDVPDGVLIACIGPRTAKDARRSGVRVDVVASERSAASLIQSLVEIARHEEPRADTAGLTGLADLLDRSTTE; via the coding sequence ATGACCTCGACAGACCAGAAGCCCCTGAAGGGCTGGCGCGTCCTCGTGCCCCGCGGCGGACCGTGGGGCGACGGCGTCGCGTACGACCTCCGCGCGCAGGGCGCCACGCCCGTCGTCGCGCCCATGATCAACTTCGCCGCCACGCAGGACGCGCAGGCGCTCGAGTCGGCCCTCGCCGACCTCGCCGCGGGATCCTTCGACTGGCTCACCGTCACGAGCGCCACCACGGTCGACGTGCTGTCGTCGCACCGCGCCGTCGTGCCCGAGGGCACGCGCATCGCGGCCGTCGGCGAGACCACGGCCGCCGCGCTCGTCGCCGCGGGCTACACGGTCGACTTCGTGCCGTCCATCGACTCGTCCGCCATGGCGCTCCTCGACGAGTGGACCGAGATGGCCGCGGGATCCCCTCGCCGCCGCGTGCTCACGCTCCGCTCCGAGATCGCGAAGCCGACGCTCACCGACGGGCTCATCGCGCGCGGCCACGACGTCCGCTCGGTCGTCGCGTACCGCACCGTCGGCGTCCCCGTCAGCGACCGGATCCGCGAGGACGTGTCCTCCGGCCGCGTCCGCGCGATCCTCGTCACCTCGGGCAGCGTCGCGGAGCAGGTGCACGAGCAGCTGGGCGACGTCCCCGACGGCGTCCTCATCGCCTGCATCGGCCCACGCACCGCGAAGGACGCGCGCCGATCCGGCGTGCGCGTCGACGTGGTCGCCTCCGAGCGCTCGGCCGCGTCGCTCATCCAGTCGCTGGTCGAGATCGCCCGCCACGAGGAGCCGCGTGCCGACACGGCGGGGCTCACCGGCCTCGCCGACCTCCTCGATCGGAGCACCACCGAATGA
- the mptB gene encoding polyprenol phosphomannose-dependent alpha 1,6 mannosyltransferase MptB has product MLPGLVGLAGSLILLVASFVVGHAPAESELSRTPVIGALRVSPFATGVASLGVVVGGLMLTSGWLLLGALLPRLGLSGLRATLRLAVVWTVPLLFSAPLFSRDIYSYIAQGRVLGAGLSPYEHGPGVLPDWRSTGVDPLWAHNPAPYGPLFLAIERVIGAISDAVGVEVAVLAARGVAVVGVVLMVVCGLRIARRRRIDPVRTAWFLAASPLVVFNFVVAAHNDALMMGLLVAGLLAAIDSRPVLGVLLVTCAVAVKPIALLALPIVAIVHAEMRARRVDDRAPEGVAVDGSAGGVVGLRPPTRDPRVWAAWTASGIAAMGLLALGGELLGVGLGWISALSSPVSVVSWFMPFGIAAGAFGPLVEALGGPGGAVEGGIKTAGIVLGFAGAAWCILTTRTLSGEARLALAFACIVAMSPVVYPWYGLWVLVILAVVGIADGAAMSLAVSATVFLVGVNLLEPMAVVHPVASGWPRMLVVSVAVVGILGVLAPGLQGLAGTDPFRALRAPRHQFSAVRQPPA; this is encoded by the coding sequence ATGCTGCCGGGGCTCGTCGGCCTCGCCGGCTCGCTGATCCTCCTCGTGGCCTCGTTCGTCGTCGGCCACGCGCCGGCCGAGTCGGAGCTGTCGCGGACACCCGTGATCGGCGCCCTGCGCGTCTCGCCGTTCGCGACCGGCGTGGCGTCGCTCGGGGTCGTCGTGGGCGGCCTGATGCTCACCTCCGGCTGGCTCCTCCTCGGCGCGCTCCTCCCGCGGCTCGGTCTGTCCGGCCTGCGTGCCACGCTGCGGCTCGCGGTCGTCTGGACCGTCCCGCTCCTCTTCAGCGCGCCGCTGTTCAGCCGCGACATCTACTCGTACATCGCCCAGGGCCGCGTGCTGGGCGCCGGCCTCTCGCCGTACGAGCACGGGCCCGGCGTGCTGCCCGACTGGCGGAGCACGGGCGTCGACCCGCTGTGGGCGCACAACCCCGCGCCCTACGGCCCGTTGTTCCTCGCGATCGAGCGCGTCATCGGCGCGATCTCCGACGCCGTCGGAGTCGAGGTCGCGGTCCTCGCCGCGCGCGGCGTCGCCGTCGTCGGCGTCGTCCTCATGGTCGTGTGCGGCCTCCGCATCGCACGCCGCCGCCGAATCGACCCCGTGCGGACGGCGTGGTTCCTCGCCGCGAGCCCGCTCGTCGTCTTCAACTTCGTGGTGGCCGCGCACAACGACGCGCTGATGATGGGGCTGCTGGTCGCCGGCCTCCTCGCCGCCATCGACTCCCGGCCCGTGCTCGGCGTGCTGCTCGTGACGTGCGCGGTGGCGGTCAAGCCCATCGCGCTCCTCGCCCTGCCCATCGTCGCCATCGTGCACGCGGAGATGCGTGCCCGCCGCGTCGACGACCGGGCGCCGGAGGGCGTGGCCGTCGACGGGTCGGCTGGCGGCGTGGTCGGCCTCCGCCCGCCCACGCGGGACCCGCGCGTGTGGGCGGCCTGGACCGCGTCCGGGATCGCCGCGATGGGCCTCCTCGCGCTCGGCGGCGAGCTGCTCGGCGTCGGCCTCGGCTGGATCTCCGCGCTGTCGAGCCCCGTCTCCGTCGTCTCCTGGTTCATGCCGTTCGGCATCGCCGCGGGCGCGTTCGGCCCCCTGGTCGAGGCGCTCGGCGGTCCGGGCGGCGCGGTCGAGGGCGGGATCAAGACCGCGGGCATCGTGCTCGGGTTCGCGGGCGCCGCGTGGTGCATCCTCACCACCCGCACCCTCTCCGGGGAGGCGCGCCTCGCGCTGGCGTTCGCATGCATCGTCGCCATGTCGCCCGTCGTGTACCCCTGGTACGGCCTGTGGGTGCTCGTGATCCTCGCCGTCGTCGGCATCGCGGACGGCGCGGCCATGTCGCTCGCGGTCTCGGCGACGGTGTTCCTCGTCGGCGTCAACCTGCTGGAGCCCATGGCCGTCGTGCACCCCGTCGCGTCCGGCTGGCCGCGCATGCTGGTCGTCTCCGTGGCGGTGGTCGGCATCCTCGGGGTGCTAGCGCCGGGGCTGCAGGGCCTCGCGGGCACGGATCCGTTCCGGGCGCTCCGGGCTCCCCGCCACCAGTTCTCCGCCGTGCGGCAGCCCCCGGCCTGA
- the hemE gene encoding uroporphyrinogen decarboxylase translates to MISSVITPSSSPSSVPSSAAVPLPAEHPLNTRTASSLLVEAYRGHRGERAPVWFMRQAGRSLPEYRELRVGTRMLDACLDPEMASEITLQPVRRHHVDAGIFFSDIVIPLKLAGVGVDIVAGRGPVLEKPVRTAADVAALPSLDPAALEPIRQAVARTVAELGDTPLIGFAGAPFTLAAYLVEGGPSKDHIAARGLMHADPDAWDALMRWCAEITGVFLHAQVMAGASAAQLFDSWAGGLSLADYTQRVAPASALALDHVRTIIAADGRTVPLVHFGVGTGELLGAMHDVGVDAVGVDWRIPLDEASRRLGGSVPVQGNVDPALLAAPWPILEAHVRDVLERGEAAPAHILNLGHGVPPETDPTVLTRIVELVRE, encoded by the coding sequence ATGATCTCCTCCGTGATCACGCCCAGCTCCTCGCCGTCCTCCGTGCCCTCGTCCGCCGCCGTCCCGCTCCCCGCGGAGCACCCGCTCAACACGCGCACCGCGTCGTCGCTCCTCGTCGAGGCGTACCGCGGCCACCGCGGCGAGCGCGCGCCCGTGTGGTTCATGCGCCAGGCCGGCCGGTCGCTGCCCGAGTACCGCGAGCTCCGCGTGGGCACGCGCATGCTCGACGCGTGCCTCGACCCGGAGATGGCCAGCGAGATCACGCTGCAGCCGGTGCGCCGCCACCACGTCGACGCGGGCATCTTCTTCAGCGACATCGTCATCCCGCTGAAGCTCGCGGGCGTCGGCGTCGACATCGTCGCGGGCCGCGGCCCCGTGCTCGAGAAGCCCGTGCGCACCGCGGCCGACGTGGCCGCGCTGCCGTCGCTGGATCCGGCCGCCCTCGAGCCCATCCGCCAGGCGGTCGCGCGCACGGTCGCCGAGCTCGGCGACACCCCGCTCATCGGGTTCGCGGGCGCCCCCTTCACGCTCGCCGCGTACCTCGTCGAGGGCGGGCCGAGCAAGGACCACATCGCGGCCCGCGGCCTCATGCACGCGGATCCCGACGCCTGGGACGCGCTCATGCGCTGGTGCGCCGAGATCACGGGCGTCTTCCTGCACGCGCAGGTCATGGCGGGGGCCTCCGCCGCCCAGCTCTTCGACTCGTGGGCGGGCGGCCTCTCGCTCGCCGACTACACGCAGCGCGTCGCCCCGGCGTCCGCGCTCGCGCTCGACCACGTGCGCACGATCATCGCCGCGGACGGCCGCACGGTGCCGCTCGTCCACTTCGGCGTCGGCACGGGCGAGCTGCTCGGCGCGATGCACGACGTGGGCGTCGACGCGGTGGGCGTCGACTGGCGCATCCCGCTCGACGAGGCGTCGCGGCGGCTCGGCGGATCCGTCCCCGTCCAGGGCAACGTCGATCCGGCCCTCCTCGCGGCCCCGTGGCCGATCCTCGAGGCGCACGTGCGCGACGTGCTCGAGCGCGGCGAGGCGGCGCCCGCCCACATCCTCAACCTCGGCCACGGCGTGCCGCCGGAGACCGACCCCACCGTGCTCACCCGCATCGTGGAGCTCGTCCGTGAGTAG